The following coding sequences lie in one Synergistaceae bacterium genomic window:
- a CDS encoding ATP-binding cassette domain-containing protein, with protein MLLEVRDLSVYYGDIRAVNGVSIRLDEGELVSVIGANGAGKSSLLNSVM; from the coding sequence ATGCTTCTTGAGGTCAGGGATCTCTCCGTGTACTACGGTGACATCAGGGCGGTGAACGGGGTCTCGATCCGGCTGGACGAGGGGGAGCTGGTCTCCGTCATAGGCGCGAACGGGGCGGGCAAAAGCTCTCTGCTGAACAGCGTCATGG